One Ranitomeya imitator isolate aRanImi1 chromosome 1, aRanImi1.pri, whole genome shotgun sequence DNA window includes the following coding sequences:
- the CBARP gene encoding voltage-dependent calcium channel beta subunit-associated regulatory protein has product MSNESPAWDNITDISTDAPGAPTQDGYVLLLVLLSIFIGGTLLLLIGVLILCKRCCDSRLRLSRPSDDAEKTNTSYVDESQPTHDITIRIEDAESLSASGTRDAESERFLGTTSSGRRVSFNEGALCGQEKRERERGRRYTLTEGDFHYLKNARLTLSPLPSLPPTALHILTIHESEGGESSSSGAASDTHPTSPTKSNISIYQPPRSPPAPLTRLSLSLTSALPGDAYNSVADTSFMETPIHGPSSPRQSPINTRFDLSSHLPQGGSSSDVGTTRSHGAVLHFFNRLRRHASLEGASPYLKIKKWKLGSVQRASSLDTRGSPKRHQFQRQRAASESAERDDIIQYITHTQDTGLTTNQGSFIQQHGTPLHSLGRLDHEEDGSLADVGSAEQGQLLPQCDIWSLRASLEQCASDQSSSNNDRDSVRSDAESVSSLSGLPSLPSQDLPDVKSGKGQEPETGSRKLLQMDSGYASIEAPCRPPEESSSPHRDKTASEKRLFFTHAGRKGTVFDSLEGRLYEEGASGGEEDKLFPHHAPSPRETLSRRDYSIDEKTDALFNEFLRHDPQYDDSPLRIKHRSRAHLRKQWQRTKQYSDPGIRFPPALERHRASPLRRGDSTSYLPDTRYHSTLPRIASTTDEEGPDGCPLSPASLTPEDKIQAIEEEPCEHGPAPEEHRQPAENPDQDYGYGPQTTELLDKIGAGLEERLYPIVQRTACSPERLCTVAHISPDHSPV; this is encoded by the exons GATGCGCCAGGGGCCCCTACTCAGGATGGGTACGTTCTGCTCCTGGTTCTGTTGTCCATCTTCATTGGAGGAACACTCCTCCTCCTTATTGGGGTCTTGATCCTTTGCAAGCGCTGCTGTGACTCGCGTCTGAGACTGTCCAG ACCCAGTGATGATGCAGAGAAAACAAACACTTCCTATGTGGATGAGTCCCAACCCACGCACG ATATCACTATCCGGATAGAGGATGCAGAATCTCTGTCAGCTTCAGGGACCAGGGACGCAGAGTCAGAGAGATTCCTAGGCACTACTTCCAGTGGTAGACGGGTCTCATTTAATGAGGGAGCATTATGTGGTCAAGAAAAGAGGGAGCGAGAAAGAGGAAGAAG GTACACTCTGACGGAGGGAGATTTTCACTATTTGAAGAATGCCCGACTGACCCTCTCCCCTCTTCCTTCATTACCGCCAACTGCTCTACATATTCTAACAATACATGAAAGTGAAGGCGGTGAAAGTAGTAGTAGCGGAGCGGCATCAGACACACATCCAACTTCTCCAACCAAATCCAATATTTCCATATACCAG CCTCCTCGAAGTCCACCTGCACCACTTACTAGACTTTCCCTCAGTTTAACATCTGCTCTTCCTGGAGATGCCTACAACTCTGTCGCAGATACGAGTTTTATGGAAACTCCAATCCATGGTCCTTCATCTCCTAGGCAAAGTCCTATCAACACCAGG TTTGACCTAAGCAGTCATCTCCCTCAGGGTGGCTCTAGTTCAGATGTAGGTACCACACGAAGTCATGGTGCGGTCCTTCACTTCTTCAACCGTCTACGGCGTCATGCAAGCTTAGAAGGAGCAAGCCCCTATCTTAAAATCAAGAAATGGAAATTGGGCAGCGTACAGAGAGCAAGCAGCTTAGACACCAGAG GTTCTCCAAAGCGGCATCAGTTCCAGCGACAGAGAGCAGCAAGTGAAAGTGCGGAACGCGATGACATCATACAATACATAACCCACACACAAGATACTGGTCTCACCACAAACCAAGGATCTTTCATCCAGCAGCATGGCACTCCCCTACATTCCCTCGGCAG gctaGACCATGAGGAAGATGGGTCGCTGGCTGATGTAGGAAGTGCAGAACAGGGTCAGCTTCTGCCACAGTGTGACATCTGGAGCTTACGTGCATCACTGGAGCAATGCGCCTCTGATCAAAGTAGTAGCAACAATGATCGGGATTCTGTTCGCAGTGATGCAGAAAGTGTTAGCTCCTTAAGTGGACTGCCTAGCCTTCCTTCCCAAGACTTGCCTGATGTTAAATCAGGAAAGGGACAAGAGCCGGAAACTGGATCTCGAAAGCTTCTACAGATGGACAGTGGCTATGCCTCTATTGAAGCTCCTTGCCGACCACCAGAAGAGTCATCTAGCCCTCATCGGGACAAGACTGCATCAGAAAAACGACTGTTTTTCACACATGCTGGACGGAAAGGAACAGTATTTGATAGTCTGGAAGGTCGCTTATATGAAGAGGGTGCTTCAGGTGGAGAGGAAGACAAATTGTTTCCGCACCACGCTCCATCTCCACGTGAGACACTTTCTAGGCGAGATTATAGCATAGATGAAAAAACCGACGCATTGTTTAATGAATTCCTTCGGCATGACCCACAATACGATGATTCCCCTCTGCGCATAAAGCATCGCTCTCGTGCTCATTTGCGCAAACAGTGGCAGAGGACAAAGCAGTACAGTGATCCAGGGATCCGTTTCCCTCCTGCCCTGGAAAGACACCGTGCTTCCCCCTTACGTCGAGGAGACAGCACTAGCTACCTTCCTGACACAAGATACCACAGTACCCTACCACGAATTGCAAGTACTACAGACGAGGAAGGACCAGATGGCTGTCCATtaagcccagcctcactcacacctGAAGACAAAATTCAGGCTATTGAGGAGGAACCATGTGAGCATGGACCTGCCCCTGAGGAACATAGGCAACCTGCAGAAAATCCTGATCAAGATTATGGTTATGGCCCTCAAACAACAGAGCTGCTGGACAAGATAGGTGCAGGACTTGAGGAACGATTGTACCCAATTGTGCAGAGGACAGCATGCAGTCCTGAGAGGCTTTGCACAGTGGCACATATCTCACCTGATCACAGTCCTGTGTAG